The Athene noctua chromosome 3, bAthNoc1.hap1.1, whole genome shotgun sequence genome includes a region encoding these proteins:
- the ARF5 gene encoding ADP-ribosylation factor 5 isoform X2, producing MGLTVSAIFSRIFGKKQMRILMVGLDAAGKTTILYKLKLGEIVTTIPTIGDCPLLPQGLIFVVDSNDRERVQESADELQKMLQEDELRDAVLLVFANKQDMPNAMAVSELTDKLGLQTLRSRTWYVQATCATQGTGLYDGLDWLSHELSKR from the exons atgggcCTCACGGTCTCCGCCATCTTCTCCCGCATCTTCGGCAAGAAGCAGATGCGGATCCTGATGG TGGGGCTGGACGCCGCCGGCAAGACCACCATCCTCTACAAGCTGAAGCTGGGGGAGATCGTCACCACCATCCCCACCATCGGTGA CTGCCCGCTTCTCCCGCAGGGTCTCATCTTCGTGGTGGACAGCAACGACCGGGAGCGGGTGCAGGAGTCTGCCGACGAGCTGCAGAAgatg CTGCAGGAGGACGAGCTGCGGGACGCCGTCTTGCTGGTGTTTGCCAACAAGCAGGACATGCCCAACGCCATGGCCGTGAGCGAGCTGACCGACAAGCTGGGCCTGCAGACGCTGCGCAGCAGGACC TGGTACGTGCAGGCGACGTGTGCGACCCAGGGCACGGGGCTCTACGACGGGCTGGACTGGCTGTCGCACGAGCTCTCCAAGCGCTAG
- the GCC1 gene encoding GRIP and coiled-coil domain-containing protein 1 produces MEKFGMNFGGGPSKKDLLETIESQKKQLLQYQVRLKDVVRAYKSLLKEKEALEASLKVLSVSHEADIGLSGAQPASAASSGSSFADSADDRSSVHSEDSVGTATSADTAASLASAKGEAGPEDDKPAAAASSLKSEETSGSESGISTSSGDVSSAASEADKRVLQLKTQLATLTSALSTVTQEKSRMEASYQADKKKMKQDLDDAVKKAEDETEKFETELKSVQEQLAETKARLITQQHDRAQEQSDHAVMLRELQKLLQSERTLRQDAELKLEETREVLAGRACMADRAEGYELQIRQLSQEVEDLKRELQAVREENNKPDPRLQGLQEEMASLKNHFHMQLLQEMKKTAQAEEQLRQHAQMEERRVAALEGQVSEVSELLGTYEKAKQKDQVVIQKLKDRIVQLDLENKTLAIAASSRSPVDVHAEEANLDVNVLKDKMEKLKKLLQAAAKKSQPALDIEKLCELELPRGSEAGDGEKATALYYQQELKQLKEEFERYKMRAQVVLKNKSAKDGNLAKELEEAQEQLADLKEKYVVLQLSSDEMEKRHQQDLEAKKQEMSQLQQSHRQELERCQLDYRERALRLEEEMHKQRDRALAVLAEKDQELEQLRSVTLPYGLQGSKPYPDVTSSDSPGDDSSEILPQALHLSAASEPTFFLYAEQLARKEVEIVALRKQKHKLEMQVHQLQEKLLVEEEKHREEVSTLQSEIEKNFRDKSREGANLEYLKNIVYRFLTLPDSLGRQQTLTAILTILHFSPEEKQAITKQSAYSSWWLSGKR; encoded by the exons ATGGAGAAGTTTGGCATGAACTTTGGAGGTGGCCCAAGTAAAAAAGATCTTCTAGAGACTATTGAATCGCAGAAGAAGCAGCTTCTTCAGTACCAGGTTCGGCTGAAGGATGTCGTCAGAGCCTACAAGAGCCTGCTCAAAGAGAAGGAAGCCTTGGAAGCCAGCTTGAAAGTATTGTCCGTGTCTCATGAGGCAGATATTGGCCTGAGCGGTGCCCAGCCCGCGTCTGCGGCTAGCTCCGGCTCTTCCTTCGCCGATTCTGCTGATGACAGGAGCTCAGTTCACAGCGAGGATAGCGTGGGGACAGCTACCAGTGCAGACACGGCTGCCAGCCTGGCCAGTGCCAAGGGTGAGGCAGGGCCTGAGGATGACAAGCCTGCAGCTGCCGCTTCCTCTCTTAAATCGGAAGAGACGAGCGGGTCGGAGAGCGGCATCAGCACGAGCAGTGGGGATGTGTCGTCTGCTGCGAGCGAGGCTGATAAGAGAGTGCTCCAGCTGAAGACTCAGCTGGCCACCTTGACCAGTGCTCTGTCAACAGTCACGCAGGAGAAGTCCCGCATGGAAGCCTCGTACCAAGCAGACAAGAAGAAGATGAAGCAGGACCTGGATGACGCTGTTAAGAAAGCCGAGGACGAGACGGAGAAGTTTGAGACGGAGCTGAAGTCTGTCCAGGAACAGCTGGCTGAGACCAAAGCCCGTCTGATCACGCAGCAGCACGACCGAGCGCAGGAGCAGAGCGACCACGCTGTTATGCTGCGAGAGCTccagaagctgctgcagagcGAGAGGACTTTGCGCCAGGACGCAGAGCTGAAGCTGGAGGAGACCAGGGAGGTGCTGGCCGGGAGGGCGTGCATGGCTGACCGCGCTGAGGGCTACGAGCTGCAGATCAGGCAGCTGAGCCAGGAGGTGGAAGACCTGAAGAGAGAGCTGCAGGCTGTCCGGGAGGAGAACAACAAGCCAGACCCCCGGCTacaggggctgcaggaggagatggCCAGCCTGAAGAACCACTTCCACATGCAGCTGTTGCAAGAGATGAAGAAG ACCGCCCAGGCCGAGGAGCAGCTCCGCCAGCACGCCCAGATGGAGGAGCGGCGAGTGGCCGCCTTGGAGGGCCAAGTCTCTGAGGTGTCGGAGCTACTCGGCACGTACGAAAAGGCCAAGCAGAAGGACCAGGTGGTCATCCAGAAGCTCAAGGACCGCATCGTACAGTTGGACCTGGAGAACAAAACCCTGGCCATCGCCGCCTCCAGCCGCTCCCCCGTGGATGTTCACGCAGAAGAAGCCAATCTTGATGTTAACGTTCTAAAAGATAAAATGGAGAAGCTGAAAAAGCTCCTGCAGGCAGCGGCGAAGAAGAGTCAGCCTGCGCTGGACATCGAGAAGCTGTGTGAGCTGGAGCTGCCCAGGGGCTCGGAGGCTGGCGATGGTGAGAAGGCCACTGCCTTGTACTACCAGCAGGAGCTGAAGCAGCTGAAGGAAGAGTTTGAAAGGTACAAGATGAGGGCGCAAGTGGTTCTCAAGAACAAGTCGGCCAAAGACGGCAATCTGGCTAAAGAGCTGGAGGAAGCTCAGGAGCAGCTGGCGGACCTGAAGGAGAAATACGTTGTGCTTCAGCTGTCCTCTGACGAGATGGAGAAGCGGCACCAGCAAGACCTGGAAGCCAAGAAGCAAGAGATGTCCCAGCTGCAGCAAAGTCATAGGCAGGAGTTGGAGCGGTGCCAGCTGGACTACAGGGAGCGGGCGCTGAGGCTGGAGGAGGAGATGCACAAGCAGCGGGACCGAGCGCTGGCGGTGCTGGCGGAAAAGGACCAAGAGCTGGAGCAGCTGAGGTCGGTCACGCTGCCTTACGGGCTTCAGGGATCCAAACCCTACCCTGACGTTACCAGCAGTGACTCGCCAGGTGACGATTCCTCAGAGATTCTGCCCCAGGCCCTTCATCTCTCGGCTGCCAGCGAGCCCACCTTCTTCTTGTACGCGGAGCAGCTGGCTCGCAAGGAAGTGGAGATCGTAGCGCTGAGGAAGCAGAAGCACAAGCTGGAAATGCAAGTTCACCAGCTCCAGGAGAAACTCTTGGTTGAGGAGGAGAAGCACCGGGAAGAGGTGTCTACGCTTCAAAGCGAAATCGAGAAGAACTTCAGGGATAAGAGCAGAGAGGGAGCCAACCTGGAATACCTCAAAAACATTGTTTATAGATTTTTGACGCTGCCGGATTCTCTTGGTCGCCAACAGACTCTCACTGCCATTTTGACTATTCTGCATTTCAGCCCAGAAGAAAAGCAAGCTATTACAAAACAGTCGGCTTACAGCAGCTGGTGGCTGTCTGGGAAGAGATGA
- the ARF5 gene encoding ADP-ribosylation factor 5 isoform X1, which produces MGLTVSAIFSRIFGKKQMRILMVGLDAAGKTTILYKLKLGEIVTTIPTIGFNVETVEYKNICFTVWDVGGQDKIRPLWRHYFQNTQGLIFVVDSNDRERVQESADELQKMLQEDELRDAVLLVFANKQDMPNAMAVSELTDKLGLQTLRSRTWYVQATCATQGTGLYDGLDWLSHELSKR; this is translated from the exons atgggcCTCACGGTCTCCGCCATCTTCTCCCGCATCTTCGGCAAGAAGCAGATGCGGATCCTGATGG TGGGGCTGGACGCCGCCGGCAAGACCACCATCCTCTACAAGCTGAAGCTGGGGGAGATCGTCACCACCATCCCCACCATCG GGTTCAACGTGGAGACGGTGGAGTACAAGAATATTTGCTTCACCGTCTGGGATGTGGGCGGCCAGGACAAAATCCGACCCCTGTGGAGGCACTACTTCCAGAACACGCAG GGTCTCATCTTCGTGGTGGACAGCAACGACCGGGAGCGGGTGCAGGAGTCTGCCGACGAGCTGCAGAAgatg CTGCAGGAGGACGAGCTGCGGGACGCCGTCTTGCTGGTGTTTGCCAACAAGCAGGACATGCCCAACGCCATGGCCGTGAGCGAGCTGACCGACAAGCTGGGCCTGCAGACGCTGCGCAGCAGGACC TGGTACGTGCAGGCGACGTGTGCGACCCAGGGCACGGGGCTCTACGACGGGCTGGACTGGCTGTCGCACGAGCTCTCCAAGCGCTAG